Proteins from a genomic interval of Salmo salar chromosome ssa14, Ssal_v3.1, whole genome shotgun sequence:
- the LOC123726579 gene encoding uncharacterized protein DKFZp434B061: MEELLASPLYSQWAMSPAGSERVSSVRISSREESVGRTAETPERHTSPGASPRVSPQTSLVSAHVVKSPSGTDISQQSSLPRIPSAPSMDRYTSPRVSQRVSPQSSLARIPSAPSMEELLVSPSASVGRISTAVSRRSLRSSLSERAPSETVIRYSESVLSGRALSKTELVDAAQRVSPVRIPSRQERVGRTPERCTSPRVSPQSSLARIQSAPSIEEPLVSPSAAVGRESPARSGVSLVMSLGISAANVVGPVCFKDVSQIMPTKIPENQGSASSARIPSRQESVGRTAETPERHTSPGVSPRASPRVSPQTSRTLAHVGESPSGTDISQQSSLPRIPYAPSMDRYTFPKVSQRVSSQSSLARLPSAPSMEELLVSPSASVGRISPAVSRKSSETAPSETVIRYFESDLGRAFSETELVDAALSVSSVRIPSRQERVGRTAETPERQTSPRVSPRFSPQTSLLSAQVGESLSGTDIAPQSSLPGIPYASSIEELLMSLTATVERISPAVSRSSRSSLLESVSSEKATIKAIYREESVERTAETTESHTTKQVSFRAPLATSKTRLVSDVAILYRPSIAEGLCLEVLDMESDQVKTPMSDITAQALSHTAAMETAQDTVRIPSRKESARRAAETQTYFASGKYQD; encoded by the exons ATGGAGGAGCTACTGGCATCTCCATTGTATTCTCAGTGGGCAATGTCACCAGCCGGTTCTGAAAGAGTGTCCTCAGTCAGGATATCcagtagagaggagagtgtgGGGAGAACAGCAGAGACACCAGAGAGACACACATCTCCTGGAGCTTCTCCAAGAGTTTCTCCACAAACCTCTCTTGTATCAG CTCATGTTGTTAAATCTCCGTCTGGTACAGATATTTCTCAACAATCCAGTCTGCCTAGGATTCCCTCTGCACCATCAATGGACAGATACACATCTCCCAGAGTTTCTCAAAGAGTTTCTCCACAATCCAGTCTTGCCAGGATTCCCTCTGCACCATCAATGGAGGAGCTACTGGTGTCTCCATCTGCTTCTGTTGGTAGAATTTCTACAGCAGTTTCAAGACGATCTTTAAGAAGTAGTTTGTCAGAAAGAGCTCCTTCTGAAACAGTCATAAGATATTCTGAAAGCGTTTTATCAGGAAGAGCTCTCTCTAAAACAGAACTAGTCGATGCAGCACAGAGAGTGTCCCCAGTCAGGATACCCAGTAGACAGGAGAGGGTGGGGAGAACACCAGAGAGATGCACATCTCCCAGAGTTTCTCCACAATCCAGTCTGGCCAGGATTCAATCTGCACCATCAATTGAGGAGCCACTGGTGTCTCCATCTGCTGCTGTTGGCAGAGAATCTCCAGCCAGGAGTGGAGTTTCTCTAGTAATGTCTCTAGGAATTTCTGCAGCCAATGTGGTTGGGCCAGTGTGTTTCAAAGATGTGTCACAGATTATGCCGACTAAAATACCAG agaatcagGGTTCGGCCTCCTCCGCCAGGATACCCAGTAGACAGGAGAGTGTGGGGAGAACAGCAGAGACACCAGAGAGACACACATCTCCTGGAGTATCACCAAGAGCTTCTCCAAGAGTTTCTCCACAAACCTCTCGTACATTGG CTCATGTTGGTGAATCTCCGTCTGGTACAGATATTTCTCAACAATCCAGTCTGCCTAGGATTCCCTATGCACCATCAATGGACAGATACACATTTCCCAAAGTTTCTCAAAGGGTTTCTTCACAATCCAGTCTGGCCAGGCTTCCCTCTGCACCATCAATGGAGGAGCTACTGGTGTCTCCATCTGCTTCTGTTGGTAGAATTTCACCAGCAGTTTCAAGAAAATCTTCAGAAACAGCTCCTTCTGAAACAGTCATACGATATTTTGAAAGTGATTTAGGAAGAGCTTTCTCTGAAACAGAGCTAGTTGATGCTGCACTGAGTGTGTCCTCAGTCAGGATACCAAGTAGACAGGAGAGGGTGGGGAGAACAGCAGAgacaccagagagacagacatctccCAGAGTTTCTCCAAGATTTTCTCCACAAACATCTCTTCTATCAG CTCAAGTTGGTGAATCTCTGTCTGGTACAGACATTGCACCACAATCCAGTCTGCCCGGGATTCCATATGCATCATCAATAGAGGAGCTACTGATGTCTCTAACTGCTACTGTTGAAAGAATTTCACCTGCAGTTTCAAGATCTTCAAGAAGTAGTTTGTTAGAAAGTGTTTCCTCTGAAAAAGCAACAATTAAAGcaatatacagagaagagagtgtaGAGAGAACAGCAGAAACAACAGAGAGTCACACAACTAAACAAGTGTCTTTCAGAGCTCCTTTGGCAACATCTAAGACAAGACTCGTTTCTGATGTGGCAATTTTGTACAGACCATCCATTGCTGAAGGCCTTTGTCTTGAGGTCTTGGACATGGAGTCTGACCAGGTGAAAACACCAATGAGTGACATCACTGCACAAGCTCTGTCTCACACTGCAGCAATGGAAACAGCTCAGGATACAGTCAGGATACCCAGTAGAAAGGAGAGTGCAAGGAGagcagcagaaacacaaacatattttgcatcaGGCAAGTATCAAGATTAA
- the LOC123726680 gene encoding uncharacterized protein, whose product MVGPQNTRSQSVQTGPDYHGPPLHSVPIEAGRVSPDAQPAFENFTNQVWTLYHLANETEEGTLSTNTISQPPFNGSAFIRNFGPGHVLLAERSPSPQQSDTQSWCGRPRQQPQPPPFPMYPRRAFTPRSQSTTLRPPPQHPTILNLEISIPNYFLFLDGNQVSLSQSARSVPTAMFSRSRSAVVRADDPQGDLSFSVPMEMVNGGSSRDGQAQFLQVISDEGNTVYSPALIRIVTSEPTEKEDQEGSGRWPTSAPFNW is encoded by the exons ATGGTTGGGCCTCAAAACACACGGTCACAGAGTGTGCAGACTGGACCAG ATTATCATGGCCCGCCCTTGCATAGCGTTCCTATTGAAGCAGGACGTGTCAGTCCTGATGCTCAGCCTGCCTTCGAGAATTTCACCAATCAGGTCTGGACACTATACCACTTGGCCAATGAGACGGAGGAGGGCACACTGTCCACTAACACTATCTCCCAGCCTCCGTTCAATGGAAGTGCTTTCATTCGCAACTTTGGGCCTGGACATGTGTTACTGGCAGAGAGGTCCCCTTCCCCTCAGCAGTCTGACACCCAGTCCTGGTGTGGCCGACCCAGACAACAGCCCCAGCCACCACCTTTCCCGATGTACCCAAGAAGGGCCTTCACACCCAGGTCACAGAGCACAACCCTTCGCCCTCCACCCCAGCATCCAACTATCCTCAACCTGGAGATCAGCATCCCCAACTACTTCCTGTTCCTCGATGGCAACCAGGTGTCCCTGAGCCAGAGCGCTCGTAGTGTTCCGACTGCAATGTTTTCCAGGTCGAGATCTGCTGTGGTCAGGGCGGACGACCCCCAGGGGGACCTGTCCTTCTCCGTTCCAATGGAGATGGTAAACGGAGGTTCCAGTCGGGACGGTCAGGCCCAGTTCCTGCAGGTCATCAGTGATGAAGGAAATACTGTTTACTCCCCCGCTCTCATACGCATTGTCACCTCTGAACCCACAGAGAAAGAGGACCAGGAAGGATCCGGGAGGTGGCCAACTAGTGCCCCATTTAATTGGTAG
- the LOC106569181 gene encoding mucin-12 — MDTKDVTHLYQEIREANYVKDWIVCPVPQAAIDCCLAEETLSVSQRTNPRSAQEFNVPSSEPMGGPDRQVQSLSSPPGETHHRTHPGDGPQSSPADLGGQPSPAVEEEAQARPGSAVQSVVFQRAPSLDSLLEANHSQVLISAPTDDVIIVHSANLQETIVFRSDSRTYSGVSPRGSLTRIPSVGEVVKIGVNDTTEVMSDVVVFHQVPSVENLPCTPSALINTSLAAEETVDQVMRSREFLLENVASGSPSIKMVASAAALQQADTEKVSSSEIVGVGAARRVSSVRIPRGEESVGRTVETLKRYTSPQISLLSAHSAEYLKATYKPSTSSLARVSSAPCGEREAAATISPKSSLARVSSVSTGERAAEPACKEVFSNVEETYTLPSTEDLLVSSTASVGRISPEVSAIYSESVLSGSAFSEPEIVGAAHRVSSVRIPSREESVGRTAETAERCTSPRESTQASFVSDSPVMFEEDDWCVITTHSASMKKAVKLGHSENISPITSPSIDLAWEELLQTSASVVDKVALKAFEIVNQKLQCSGMEISELASSNPVVVSQSLNTLSYKDLSHSPSAVEEFSTATARRSEGDITERAPSETAVEGEAISVREITPAVSARCSASNVSEIVPFETVVLGAAVPLMEELSESRTAFAFVGEASPAVSANDVLERAPSETAVVGAELPERHTTPKVSPQTSFVSAYSDELLNATNLSPQSSLARIPSGYISEGVSPAVSAVCPASDLPERASSETTVMESAPRGIHSAPSMDELLVLPTSVDGFSPAVSARSSRGTLSKRAPSETAVEGVRYSESGLSGSAFSETELVDAAQRVSSVRIPSREESVGRTAETPERHTSPRVSPQTFSESGTEFIQLCDILLIRSMSLIQVKC; from the exons ATGGATACCAAGGATGTTACACATCTGTACCAGGAGATACGGG AGGCAAATTATGTCAAAGACTGGATAGTATGCCCAGTGCCACAAGCTGCCATAGACTGCTGCCTGGCTGAGGAGACCCTGTCAGTCAGCCAGAGGACCAATCCAAGGTCGGCCCAGGAGTTCAATGTCCCCTCCAGCGAGCCCATGGGTGGGCCAGATAGGCAGGTTCAGTCTCTGAGCAGTCCCCCTGGAGAAACCCACCATAGAACCCACCCTGGAGATGGACCTCAGTCCAGCCCAGCCGACCTTGGAGGTCAACCCAGCCCAGCTGTGGAAGAGGAGGCCCAGGCCCGGCCAGGCTCTGCTGTGCAGTCAGTCGTGTTCCAGAGAGCTCCATCATTGGACAGTCTACTGGAGGCCAACCACTCTCAAGTCTTGATCAGCGCTCCAACCGATGACGTCATCATCGTCCACTCTGCGAACCTTCAGGAGACCATTGTCTTCCGAAGCGACAGTCGGACATATTCAGGTGTATCTCCCCGAGGTAGTTTGACCAGGATTCCTTCGGTTGGTGAGGTTGTTAAGATTGGGGTGAATGACACAACAGAGGTGATGTCTGATGTGGTGGTGTTCCACCAAGTGCCCTCAGTGGAGAACCTGCCTTGCACGCCGTCTGCCTTGATTAATACCTCTTTAGCTGCTGAGGAAACAGTGGATCAGGTGATGAGAAGCAGAGAATTCTTACTGGAGAATGTGGCGTCTGGCTCGCCATCCATTAAAATGGTGGCTTCAGCTGCAGCTTTGCAGCAGGCAGACACAGAGAAAGTATCCTCCTCAGAGATAGTGGGAGTCGGCGCAGCACGGAGAGTGTCCTCAGTCAGGATacccaggggagaggagagtgtgggGAGAACAGTTGAGACACTAAAGAGATACACATCTCCACAAATATCTCTTCTGTCAG CTCATTCTGCTGAATATCTAAAGGCTACATACAAGCCATCCACCTCCAGCCTTGCCAGGGTTTCCTCTGCACCTtgtggtgagagagaggcagcagcAACTATTTCACCTAAATCCAGTCTGGCCAGGGTTtcctctgtctctactggtgAGAGAGCAGCAGAACCAGCCTGTAAAGAAGTCTTCTCTAATGTGGAGGAGACTTACACATTACCATCAACAGAGGACCTTCTGGTGTCTTCAACTGCTTCAGTTGGTAGAATTTCACCAGAGGTGTCTGCAATATATTCCGAAAGTGTTTTATCAGGAAGCGCTTTCTCTGAACCAGAAATAGTTGGTGCAGCACACAGAGTGTCCTCAGTCAGGATACCcagtagagaggagagtgtggggagaacagcagagacagcagagagatgcaCATCTCCCAGAGAATCTACACAGGCATCTTTTGTGTCAG ACTCTCCAGTGATGTTTGAAGAAGATGACTGGTGTGTAATCACCACTCACTCTGCTTCAATGAAGAAAGCTGTCAAATTGGGCCACTCAGAAAATATCTCTCCTATTACTTCACCCAGCATAGACCTGGCCTGGGAGGAGCTTCTGCAGACATCAGCATCCGTCGTGGATAAAGTAGCCCTCAAGGCTTTCGAGATTGTGAACCAAAAATTACAATGCTCAGGGATGGAGATATCTGAATTGGCCTCATCCAACCCTGTGGTTGTGTCTCAGTCTCTTAACACTCTCTCTTATAAGGATCTCTCTCACTCGCCTTCAGCTGTGGAGGAATTCTCTACTGCCACAGCAAGACGCTCAGAAGGTGACATCACTGAAAGAGCTCCCTCTGAAACAGCAGTAGAGGGAGAAGCAATCTCTGTTCGGGAGATTACTCCAGCAGTGTCTGCAAGGTGTTCTGCCAGTAATGTATCAGAAATAGTTCCCTTTGAAACAGTAGTTTTGGGAGCAGCAGTACCATTAATGGAGGAGCTATCAGAGTCACGAACTGCATTTGCCTTTGTGGGTGAGGCTTCACCAGCAGTGTCTGCCAATGATGTATTAGAAAGAGCTCCCTCTGAAACTGCAGTAGTGGGAGCAGAGCTACCAGAGAGACACACAACTCCAAAAGTATCTCCACAAACATCATTTGTGTCAG cttatTCTGATGAATTGCTGAATGCTACAAACCTGTCACCTCAATCCAGCCTGGCTAGGATTCCCTCTGGATATATCAGTGAAGGTGTGTCACCAGCAGTGTCTGCAGTATGTCCTGCTAGTGACTTACCAGAACGAGCTTCCTCTGAAACCACAGTAATGGAGTCAGCGCCCAGAGGGATCCACTCTGCACCATCAATGGATGAGCTACTGGTTTTACCAACTTCTGTTGATGGGTTTTCACCAGCAGTGTCTGCAAGATCTTCAAGAGGTACTTTGTCAAAAAGAGCTCCCTCAGAAACAGCAGTGGAGGGGGTAAGATATTCTGAAAGTGGTTTATCAGGGAGCGCTTTCTCTGAAACAGAACTAGTTGATGCTGCACAGAGAGTGTCCTCAGTCAGGATACCcagtagagaggagagtgtgGGGAGAACAGCAGAGACACCAGAGAGACACACATCTCCCAGAGTATCTCCACAGACATTTTCAGAGTCAGGTACAGAATTCATCCAACTCTGTGATATACTACTAATAAGGTCCATGTCACTAATTCAGGTAAAATGTTAA